Proteins co-encoded in one Phycodurus eques isolate BA_2022a chromosome 14, UOR_Pequ_1.1, whole genome shotgun sequence genomic window:
- the LOC133413207 gene encoding akirin-2-like has product MACGATLKRTMDFDPLLSPASPKRRRCMPVSPSSSSPRKYLSMEPSPFGESSSRLSAEQILHSIKQEYKRIQKRKHLEAGGYQPPECCCSPESPPSQSQSTMSATPSGAVSPSRKEQPLFTLKQVGMICERLLKEREEKVREEYEETLTSKLAEQYDTFVKFTHDQLMRRFGEQPASYVS; this is encoded by the exons ATGGCGTGCGGAGCTACCCTGAAGAGAACCATGGATTTCGATCCGCTCCTGAGTCCCGCTTCCCCCAAAAGACGAAGGTGCATGCCCGTGTCTCCGTCGTCCTCGTCCCCCAGGAAGTATCTGAGCATGGAGCCTTCGCCATTCGGGGAGTCATCCTCTAGACTGAGCGCAG AACAAATACTTCACAGCATTAAGCAAGAGTACAAACGCATACAAAAGAGGAAGCATCTAGAGGCTGGAGGCTACCAACCGCCAGAGTGCTGCTGCTCTCCAGAATCTCCTCCATCCCAGTCCCAGTCCACCATGTCAG CGACGCCTTCTGGAGCCGTTTCCCCGTCGAGGAAGGAGCAGCCACTATTTACCCTCAAACAAGTTGGGATGATCTGTGAACGCCTGCTGAAAGAAAGGGAAGAGAAGGTGCGAGAGGAGTACGAGGAGACCCTGACATCCAAACTGGCAG AACAATATGACACTTTTGTGAAGTTCACACACGACCAGCTAATGCGACGATTCGGTGAACAACCTGCGAGCT ATGTTTCCTGA